The genomic stretch ACGTGTTTATTTTGCCGCAGCACCGAGGGCAAGGATTGAGTAAGTGGTTGATGGAAAAGATCATTGCTCATCCAGAGTTGCAAGGATTAAGGCGAATGATCCTCGCAACGCGGGATGCTCATGGGTTGTATAAGCAGTTCGGCTTTACACCGATTGAACCAGTCGAGAATTTTATGCAGATTTGGCAACCCAACGTTTATCAGGGCTAACTTAGCCCTGACTACGCTTCAATTAACGCACTCTCACATAGTGATTTTTCACCATGTGATCCGCTAAGCGCTGCGCATGAATATGCTTAAAATTCAACGTTTTTGGTAAGCTGCCAAACAGTGGAATGCCAGCACCTAACAGTACAGGAATGGTGGTGATGATCATCTCATCAATCAAATCCTCGGCCAAAAAGCTTTGCACCGTTTTTCCGCCATCGATATAAAGGCGTTGATAGCCCTGTTGATGTAACTGTTCAACCACTGTTGGCAACGCCCCTTGCACCAAAAATACTTTGTCTTGATAGCCTTCTGGCACACTTTTCAAGGTATTACTCAGCACAAAAACTGGCTTATTGTAAGGCCATTCCACGCCAAAACTGAGCACCATTTCAAAGGTGTTTCTGCCCATCACCAACGCATCAATATTGGCCATAAAATCGGCAAAGCCAAAGTCCGAACCATCTGGATTGGGTACTTGATGCAGCCAGTCCATATCGTTGTTTGGTCCTGCGATATAGCCATCTAAGCTGGTGGCAATGTAGACAATGTTGGACATCGATTTTCTCCAGTAGGTGATTGAGGGCTGAGGGTGTCACAACCCACTGACAATCTCTGTCAGTATGGTGTGCAGCGTCCCAATTTGGGATGGGAAATCCGCTATAATGACGGCA from Vibrio vulnificus NBRC 15645 = ATCC 27562 encodes the following:
- a CDS encoding dihydrofolate reductase family protein, coding for MSNIVYIATSLDGYIAGPNNDMDWLHQVPNPDGSDFGFADFMANIDALVMGRNTFEMVLSFGVEWPYNKPVFVLSNTLKSVPEGYQDKVFLVQGALPTVVEQLHQQGYQRLYIDGGKTVQSFLAEDLIDEMIITTIPVLLGAGIPLFGSLPKTLNFKHIHAQRLADHMVKNHYVRVR